In Rubrivirga marina, the following are encoded in one genomic region:
- a CDS encoding response regulator transcription factor, with the protein MAHRIFLVEDHPVMREGYVSLLNAEPDLHVCAEASSAEEGFELAVDLEFDIAIVDLSLPGVNGVEFIKRLRSLDPDVKVLVVSAHDEALYAERALRAGARGYLMKHESARQFVTAVRTVLDGELYLSDSLQTRFLQDRFGHATESTPAIERLTDRELEVFEHFGRGQSTREVAEALGLSLKTIESHRANIKNKLGIDRAAEFMQRAVVWVESPMRARQQKEKAEAS; encoded by the coding sequence ATGGCCCACCGCATTTTCCTGGTCGAAGATCACCCCGTCATGCGTGAGGGCTACGTCAGTCTTCTGAACGCCGAGCCGGACCTCCACGTCTGCGCCGAGGCGTCGTCGGCGGAGGAAGGGTTCGAGTTGGCCGTCGACCTCGAGTTCGACATCGCCATCGTCGACCTCTCGCTCCCGGGGGTCAACGGCGTCGAGTTCATCAAGCGGCTCCGCTCGCTCGACCCCGACGTGAAGGTCCTGGTGGTCTCGGCCCACGACGAGGCGCTCTACGCGGAGCGGGCGCTCCGGGCCGGGGCCCGGGGCTACCTCATGAAGCACGAGTCGGCCCGCCAGTTCGTGACGGCCGTCCGGACGGTCCTCGACGGCGAGCTCTACCTCAGCGACTCGCTCCAGACGCGGTTCCTCCAGGACCGCTTTGGCCACGCGACCGAGTCGACGCCGGCCATCGAGCGGCTGACCGACCGCGAGCTCGAGGTGTTCGAGCACTTCGGCCGCGGCCAGAGCACCCGCGAGGTGGCCGAGGCGCTGGGGCTCAGCCTCAAGACCATCGAGTCCCACCGGGCCAACATCAAGAACAAGTTGGGGATCGACCGGGCGGCCGAGTTCATGCAGCGGGCCGTCGTGTGGGTCGAGTCGCCGATGCGCGCCCGGCAGCAGAAGGAGAAGGCCGAGGCATCCTAG
- a CDS encoding L,D-transpeptidase family protein, translating to MPTPFVVALLIAMLVPDTPSGPIPESARQLLLVTTADWSATGGTLQRYAREPAGEWAPVGETVSVVVGRSGLGWGLGLHGGPLPEGPTKAEGDGRAPAGVFRLSAAFGYAATAPTGLPYVPTPGLHCVDDRASASYNLVRDVPPSRDWDSHETMRRRDGLYRIGAIVAHNGPGVDARLLPEGARLGDAAPVPGGGSCIFLHVWGGPGTTTAGCTAMADARLAEVLAWLDAEADPVLVQLPEAEVAVLREAWGLPGLEGE from the coding sequence ATGCCCACTCCCTTCGTCGTCGCCCTCCTGATCGCCATGCTCGTGCCGGACACGCCGTCGGGACCGATCCCGGAGAGCGCCCGGCAACTCCTCCTCGTGACCACGGCGGACTGGTCGGCGACAGGCGGGACGTTGCAGCGCTACGCGCGTGAGCCCGCCGGCGAGTGGGCGCCGGTCGGCGAGACGGTGTCGGTCGTCGTCGGGCGGAGCGGACTGGGGTGGGGGCTCGGCCTCCACGGCGGGCCGTTGCCGGAGGGGCCGACGAAAGCAGAGGGCGACGGTCGCGCGCCCGCGGGCGTGTTCCGCCTCTCCGCCGCCTTCGGCTACGCCGCGACGGCGCCGACCGGCCTCCCGTACGTCCCGACGCCGGGCCTCCACTGCGTCGACGACCGGGCCTCGGCCTCGTACAACCTCGTCCGCGACGTGCCTCCCAGCCGCGACTGGGACAGCCACGAGACCATGCGTCGCCGAGACGGGCTGTATCGGATCGGCGCCATCGTCGCGCACAACGGGCCGGGCGTCGACGCCCGCCTGCTCCCCGAGGGGGCTCGCCTCGGGGACGCCGCGCCCGTCCCCGGCGGCGGCTCCTGCATCTTCCTCCATGTCTGGGGTGGCCCAGGCACCACGACCGCCGGCTGCACGGCGATGGCGGACGCCCGCCTCGCCGAGGTTCTCGCCTGGCTCGACGCCGAGGCGGACCCGGTGCTCGTCCAACTGCCCGAGGCGGAGGTCGCCGTGCTCCGAGAGGCATGGGGGCTGCCAGGGCTGGAGGGGGAGTAG
- a CDS encoding tyrosine-type recombinase/integrase — translation MSSLVKSKSGQYYLQFYRDDRRPKRRQVPLKTSSKRTATRVRSHVDELFLRGEFDPWETTDFVAATEPDGNVVGYDAAVVLFLASRGGRSERTVESYRNTLRSLGRSLPKGARAHEVTRDDVLRWVRSGRGNVTTQHSMARHASVFFRWAAEEGGITDNTGRPVENPTRNLRLPPMPRKSPKWIRPEEVRLILEALPTTGQATTDGTHWLYPIIRSNVVLGLRASEVCRLVWREVDLELGELAVFTTKGHSERVVPVSSVVRQELGRIRSWSRSECGREPGGDEHVFRTSPEAGRLCPRYLSRQFKRYVRAALPEHRARVVNFHSTRHSAASYLAQAGKTAELIREYMGHASVATTYKYVHLEREAVHKESVGVFDRLAL, via the coding sequence GTGAGCAGCCTCGTCAAGTCGAAGTCCGGCCAGTACTACCTCCAGTTCTACCGGGACGACCGCCGTCCGAAGCGGCGACAGGTCCCGCTGAAGACGTCGTCGAAACGGACGGCCACGCGGGTCCGATCGCACGTCGACGAACTGTTTCTGAGGGGGGAGTTCGACCCGTGGGAGACGACGGACTTCGTGGCTGCGACGGAACCCGACGGGAACGTGGTCGGCTACGACGCCGCGGTCGTCCTTTTCCTCGCCTCTAGGGGGGGGAGGTCGGAGCGGACGGTCGAGTCCTACCGGAACACCCTCCGGTCGTTGGGTCGGTCGCTCCCCAAGGGCGCTAGAGCGCACGAGGTGACGCGGGACGACGTGCTACGGTGGGTCCGGTCGGGGAGGGGGAACGTGACGACCCAGCACTCGATGGCCCGCCACGCCTCGGTGTTCTTTCGCTGGGCAGCAGAGGAAGGTGGGATCACCGACAACACGGGGCGCCCCGTCGAGAATCCGACGCGGAACCTCCGGCTGCCCCCGATGCCGAGGAAGAGCCCGAAGTGGATCCGCCCCGAGGAGGTCCGGCTGATCTTGGAGGCTCTGCCCACGACCGGGCAGGCCACGACCGACGGGACGCACTGGCTGTACCCGATCATCCGGTCGAACGTGGTCCTCGGGCTAAGGGCGTCCGAGGTGTGCCGGCTTGTGTGGCGAGAGGTCGACCTAGAGTTGGGCGAGTTGGCCGTGTTCACGACGAAGGGGCACTCGGAGCGCGTCGTCCCGGTGTCCTCGGTGGTCCGACAGGAACTCGGGCGGATCCGCTCGTGGTCGCGCTCGGAGTGTGGTCGTGAGCCGGGCGGCGACGAGCACGTGTTCCGGACGTCGCCCGAGGCGGGGCGGCTCTGCCCCCGGTACCTCTCCCGCCAGTTCAAGAGGTACGTCCGAGCGGCTCTCCCTGAGCACCGAGCCCGCGTGGTCAACTTCCATTCGACCCGTCACTCGGCAGCGTCGTATCTCGCGCAGGCGGGGAAGACGGCGGAACTGATCCGGGAGTACATGGGCCACGCGTCGGTCGCTACGACGTACAAGTACGTCCACCTGGAGAGGGAGGCGGTCCACAAGGAGAGCGTGGGGGTGTTCGACCGATTAGCGTTGTGA
- a CDS encoding ATP-dependent nuclease, which yields MNALYVHNPGRNVHHTRFLDLGKVSVLCGRNNSGKTTLLESVRDIGMNGSAALGSPAIRLEGEFAEALWRQVENECKVNNWSFSSAKDQIERAWGGDLLDLEKQREVVERIGAFRGYSNLQKAVENAVATALKKLPKRVLVPAKRLRLQQAAFKSEPSGELNPRGENLLNYLFWSKNQVQGSRPYSYYGELRGHFSTVTEGFDFDVTLSGGSLTLKILPPFGGKWDAAESFGLGLHDVLLILAVALAEDAGLLLVEEPENHVHPAMQRRLLQVLKRETTNQYLLSTHSNVFLDNAFVDKVYFTEFVDGEVRLSDVTSKASLLDDLGYEVTDNLTADVVVLVEGPTDVPVLETLALRREDLRLKQIKFWPLGGDIMDQLDLSVLTDSNKVVAIVDDDPGSRRVRDRFLAKCAELEVRCHRLGRYAIENYFTVDALRSVYGGQLPEDVTRITPRTKLEKQIGFNVKRRNRDIAEAMSYEDVAGTDLGDFFDLLAEVAR from the coding sequence ATGAACGCGCTCTACGTCCACAACCCCGGGAGGAACGTCCATCACACGAGGTTCCTCGACTTGGGCAAGGTTTCGGTCCTCTGCGGGAGGAACAACAGCGGGAAGACTACCCTGCTAGAGTCCGTCCGCGACATCGGTATGAACGGGAGCGCCGCCCTCGGATCACCGGCCATTCGACTAGAAGGTGAGTTCGCCGAGGCGCTCTGGCGACAGGTCGAGAACGAGTGTAAGGTCAACAACTGGTCATTCTCGAGTGCGAAGGACCAGATCGAGCGTGCGTGGGGCGGCGATCTCCTTGATCTCGAGAAACAACGGGAAGTGGTCGAGCGGATCGGCGCCTTCCGGGGCTACTCGAACTTGCAGAAGGCGGTAGAGAACGCCGTAGCGACCGCGTTGAAGAAGTTGCCCAAGCGGGTCTTAGTGCCGGCCAAGCGGCTACGATTACAACAAGCGGCGTTCAAGTCGGAGCCTTCAGGAGAACTGAACCCCAGGGGCGAGAACCTGCTGAACTACCTGTTTTGGTCAAAGAACCAAGTGCAGGGATCTCGTCCCTACTCGTACTACGGGGAATTGAGGGGGCATTTCTCGACGGTCACAGAGGGGTTCGATTTCGACGTGACGTTGAGTGGAGGCTCACTGACTTTGAAGATCCTCCCACCCTTCGGGGGTAAGTGGGATGCAGCGGAGTCGTTCGGGCTCGGTCTCCACGACGTCCTACTCATCCTCGCCGTCGCGTTGGCTGAGGACGCGGGGCTCCTGCTCGTAGAGGAGCCCGAGAACCACGTCCACCCGGCCATGCAGCGACGCCTGTTGCAGGTCCTCAAGCGGGAGACGACGAATCAATACCTTCTCTCGACCCACTCCAACGTCTTCCTGGACAACGCGTTCGTTGACAAGGTCTACTTCACAGAGTTCGTCGATGGCGAGGTCCGGTTGAGCGACGTGACAAGCAAGGCGTCGCTCCTCGATGACCTGGGTTATGAGGTGACCGATAACCTGACCGCGGACGTCGTGGTGCTCGTGGAGGGACCCACCGATGTGCCGGTGCTGGAGACGCTGGCGCTCAGGAGGGAGGATCTGCGGTTGAAGCAGATCAAGTTCTGGCCGCTCGGCGGAGACATCATGGACCAGTTGGACCTCAGTGTCCTGACCGATTCCAACAAGGTCGTCGCGATCGTGGATGACGACCCGGGGAGCCGTCGTGTCCGAGATCGCTTCTTGGCGAAGTGCGCGGAGTTGGAGGTTCGCTGCCATCGCTTAGGGCGCTACGCTATAGAGAACTACTTCACCGTGGACGCGCTGCGATCGGTATACGGCGGGCAGCTCCCGGAGGATGTAACGAGAATCACCCCGAGAACTAAGTTAGAGAAGCAGATCGGCTTCAACGTGAAGAGGCGCAATCGGGATATCGCCGAGGCCATGTCGTATGAGGACGTAGCTGGAACCGACCTCGGCGATTTCTTCGACCTGTTGGCGGAGGTCGCCAGATGA
- a CDS encoding NACHT domain-containing protein yields METIAIEVLKSAVSEIVKKRLKQRGSNTSEIDFENLVSRHLISSFRWSEDIQFLGLSTPRLVNSNTIRLKITDMPRRFSVRGNRGITMHEDDLIKDDNSYVLLGDPGSGKTTTLKRIVQRLLVSESDSGVYEYMPIVIRLREIENYSFLYVAISDTLKIPYKIEINGDDARYTIQEGKLDDFVYSLINEIRCCLILDGIDEMPASARNKLIDELQIISYDYNIKVIATCRSADFVRFIQGYRVTEIQPLTDDQIVEISSLWLGDATSFVKELGSTPYHDVANRPLLLCTLVYIYQLSEALPDQPSSVYRTLVRLLLTEWSEQRGIIRISQYAGLDNDRKLEFLSHLSYWITVQFKSKSFTTEALEIAYQSLAPRFKLPMGEAGAVAREIESHTGIITKVSDHYEFSHLSLQEFLAANHIVRMPLTKSFYNYIENYPHPAAIAVAISADPALWLAVTLANDEVIRSFNLNSFSSFISRLKLEKPNLIPSYDLGYAVLKLIGYMSTKFSSPNSPIDGYSESSIEELTSIPGIFDSICMLIRISILIEVQGGTGWYIHRSYKNITNEDIDANEPIYLTSYHVHKYLSGIPGIQFKRLKDG; encoded by the coding sequence ATGGAAACGATAGCCATAGAGGTACTAAAGTCGGCTGTATCTGAAATTGTAAAAAAACGACTCAAACAGAGAGGGTCTAATACAAGTGAAATTGACTTCGAAAATCTTGTGTCGAGACATTTAATATCTAGTTTCAGATGGAGTGAGGATATTCAATTTCTGGGACTCAGCACACCTCGCCTAGTAAACTCCAACACTATAAGACTTAAAATCACCGATATGCCCCGCAGATTTAGTGTCAGGGGTAACAGAGGAATCACGATGCACGAGGACGACCTAATCAAGGATGACAATTCATATGTACTATTAGGCGACCCAGGATCAGGAAAAACAACTACTCTTAAGCGTATTGTACAGAGATTATTAGTTAGCGAATCTGATTCAGGGGTTTATGAATATATGCCAATAGTAATCAGACTCAGAGAGATTGAAAACTATTCATTTCTATATGTAGCAATATCTGATACACTTAAAATACCGTACAAAATCGAAATCAACGGGGACGATGCCAGATATACTATACAAGAAGGCAAGCTTGATGATTTTGTATATTCATTGATAAATGAAATTAGATGCTGTCTCATCCTAGATGGAATCGATGAAATGCCTGCATCAGCTCGCAACAAGCTGATTGACGAGCTGCAGATCATAAGTTATGATTACAATATTAAAGTTATCGCGACTTGCAGATCCGCCGACTTTGTCAGATTTATACAGGGATACAGAGTTACAGAAATTCAGCCCCTCACAGACGATCAGATTGTAGAGATATCATCCCTCTGGCTAGGTGACGCAACCTCGTTCGTCAAGGAGCTCGGATCCACCCCATACCACGACGTCGCGAACCGCCCGCTGCTACTCTGCACTCTTGTTTACATATATCAACTATCTGAAGCCCTACCGGACCAGCCCTCTTCGGTGTACAGGACTCTAGTTCGGTTGTTGCTTACTGAGTGGTCTGAGCAGCGCGGCATTATACGAATATCCCAATATGCCGGACTCGATAACGACAGGAAACTAGAGTTTCTATCACATCTTTCATATTGGATAACAGTTCAATTTAAGAGCAAGAGCTTTACTACGGAGGCACTCGAAATCGCGTACCAATCTCTAGCGCCGCGATTTAAGCTACCGATGGGAGAAGCAGGCGCCGTCGCGCGTGAGATTGAATCCCATACGGGAATAATTACCAAGGTCTCTGATCACTATGAGTTTTCCCACCTATCTCTACAAGAATTTCTTGCAGCAAACCACATCGTGCGTATGCCGCTCACAAAATCATTTTACAACTATATCGAGAATTACCCTCACCCTGCCGCTATAGCGGTAGCTATTTCTGCGGACCCTGCCCTCTGGTTGGCGGTCACGTTAGCAAACGACGAAGTAATTAGAAGCTTCAACCTAAACAGCTTTTCTTCGTTCATATCCAGACTTAAACTTGAAAAACCCAACTTGATACCATCTTATGATCTAGGGTATGCAGTCCTGAAACTCATAGGCTATATGTCAACTAAATTCAGTTCGCCAAATTCTCCAATAGACGGATATTCCGAATCTTCAATTGAAGAACTTACTTCTATACCTGGAATATTCGATTCAATTTGCATGCTAATAAGAATCTCAATACTAATTGAGGTACAAGGAGGCACAGGATGGTATATACATAGATCGTATAAAAACATTACCAATGAAGACATAGATGCAAATGAGCCAATTTATCTGACCTCATATCATGTCCACAAATATCTTAGTGGCATACCTGGCATTCAGTTCAAGAGACTCAAAGATGGGTAG
- a CDS encoding type I restriction endonuclease, whose protein sequence is MLTVSDDFLTLLRRVAGDPNLATFNEDQTKQGIVLETFRRLGWDPSDVDEVYPEYGSGDLKRVDYALRIGGKNRVFVEVKRCNVDLEAHQEQLLYYAYQQGVPLAVLTNGVVWWFYLAQWEATWEQRKFYSIDLQQRDTDEAAARFVDFLSKGNVETGRAQRNAQEVLTSQKRQKEVRRTLPEAWADLLAGPDPTVVEVVKDRVEQLCGYTPTDEEVAAYLRARDGAGPPRRPDTKPLYETTREETTRGTGEAGSPDDRGAGGPAGPRTLLSLREGADLGNTKPRFLVIGGDRLDAASWSAASVAFVRWFVERGHLRREDLPVPTYSKRGKCFVSDHPGHADPDKHGAWTEVDGFYVDTKYNAMGHVMNMIALTDHVGRDDLDVRVALQT, encoded by the coding sequence TTGCTCACCGTCTCCGACGACTTCCTGACCCTCCTCCGGCGCGTCGCCGGGGACCCGAACCTCGCGACGTTCAACGAGGACCAGACCAAGCAGGGGATCGTCCTGGAGACGTTCCGCCGTCTGGGGTGGGACCCGTCGGACGTCGACGAGGTCTACCCGGAGTACGGCTCGGGCGACCTCAAGCGGGTCGACTACGCGCTCCGGATCGGCGGGAAGAACCGGGTGTTCGTCGAGGTCAAGCGGTGCAACGTGGACCTCGAGGCGCACCAGGAGCAGCTCCTCTACTACGCGTACCAACAGGGCGTCCCGCTGGCCGTCCTGACTAACGGCGTCGTCTGGTGGTTCTACCTCGCCCAGTGGGAGGCGACCTGGGAGCAGCGGAAGTTCTACTCGATCGACCTCCAGCAGCGGGACACCGACGAGGCGGCGGCTCGGTTCGTCGACTTCCTCTCGAAGGGGAACGTCGAGACGGGGCGGGCGCAGCGGAACGCGCAGGAGGTCCTGACGAGCCAGAAGCGGCAGAAGGAAGTCCGGCGGACGCTCCCCGAGGCGTGGGCGGACCTCCTGGCCGGACCGGACCCGACGGTCGTCGAGGTGGTCAAGGACCGGGTCGAGCAGCTCTGCGGGTACACCCCGACCGACGAGGAGGTCGCCGCGTACCTCCGTGCCCGCGACGGCGCGGGACCCCCTCGCCGTCCCGATACGAAGCCTCTATACGAGACAACTCGGGAAGAGACCACTCGGGGTACTGGGGAGGCGGGCAGCCCTGACGATCGGGGCGCGGGCGGTCCCGCGGGTCCTCGGACCCTCCTCTCTCTACGGGAGGGCGCGGACCTCGGTAACACGAAGCCGCGCTTCCTCGTGATCGGTGGGGACCGCCTGGACGCGGCGAGTTGGTCGGCGGCGTCGGTCGCGTTCGTCCGTTGGTTCGTCGAGCGGGGTCACCTGAGACGCGAGGACCTGCCCGTCCCCACGTACTCGAAGCGCGGCAAGTGCTTCGTCAGCGACCATCCCGGTCACGCCGACCCCGACAAGCACGGCGCGTGGACGGAGGTCGACGGGTTCTACGTGGACACCAAATACAACGCGATGGGGCACGTGATGAACATGATCGCCCTGACCGATCACGTCGGTCGCGACGACCTCGACGTCCGCGTCGCTCTTCAGACCTAG
- a CDS encoding type I restriction-modification system subunit M N-terminal domain-containing protein encodes MAPNFQDKASFIWQVADDLLRGTFKRSEYGDVTLPFVVLRRLDCVLEERKENILATYEGFKDQLTEDQLDGVLLKTSGVDLTERDRVRVEEIVRDARESEEVQAVMTGNNTRSGQRHVVDRVVDERVYEEVTHGVDLFKKLSDPRANRILKARLFDELIRQFSQAA; translated from the coding sequence GTGGCCCCCAACTTCCAAGACAAGGCGTCCTTCATCTGGCAAGTCGCCGACGACCTCCTCCGGGGCACGTTCAAGCGCTCTGAGTACGGCGACGTGACACTCCCGTTCGTCGTCCTCCGCCGCCTCGACTGCGTGCTGGAGGAGCGCAAGGAGAACATCCTCGCGACGTACGAGGGGTTCAAGGACCAGCTCACCGAGGACCAGCTCGACGGCGTCCTTCTGAAGACGAGCGGGGTCGACCTCACCGAACGCGACCGAGTCCGCGTCGAGGAGATCGTACGCGACGCGCGGGAGTCCGAGGAGGTCCAGGCGGTCATGACCGGGAACAACACGCGGTCTGGCCAGAGGCACGTGGTCGACCGGGTCGTGGACGAGCGGGTGTACGAGGAGGTCACCCACGGGGTCGACCTGTTCAAGAAGCTCTCGGACCCGAGGGCGAACCGGATCCTGAAAGCGCGGCTCTTCGACGAGTTGATCCGTCAGTTCTCCCAAGCGGCATAG
- a CDS encoding SIR2 family protein, with amino-acid sequence MESSKNFVFVLGSGTSIPSGVSGVADITRVLQSSIVDNELLYNSIVSEIKFDIEISCNDNKSCVEIGQNMILSILDKINEYERYVSNRRIEILHDRLGRREVNEVGGFLGSELKLIDMILEYEACGDRIEFRYSANYEDVLYVLQQMERVERGELYDPSSIMYSQYLAENHDMISSENDSISDLLNTVLVARYIIYAVIKQELEKIPDNIEGLDLICDVYKAEWLNRMAIVTFNHDMLIEALLDRNQIPYTTGFLPGDVGEDYFSPDLLFPEPSRNVAVLGDDVVRVIKVHGSVNWRVGYIGEDYNKMKRLISLTDDEIRGGPRLSANHLGYAFISQMPYLLTGGGKEGMYNYKTYGHLQHAFQNWLDISDIVFVAGFGWNDKGASDMISRWMEFAGNKCLFSHTDPRKALFDSKWGRNLLAADVDRSGGLRYIEKFMRDIAVDDIESLVGV; translated from the coding sequence ATGGAATCATCTAAAAACTTTGTATTTGTTCTAGGGTCTGGAACATCTATTCCTTCTGGAGTGTCGGGAGTGGCCGATATAACTAGAGTTTTGCAAAGCTCGATCGTGGACAATGAATTGTTATATAATAGTATTGTGTCAGAAATTAAATTTGATATAGAAATATCTTGCAACGATAATAAATCTTGTGTGGAGATAGGGCAGAATATGATTCTATCTATTTTAGATAAGATAAATGAATATGAGAGATACGTAAGCAATAGAAGGATAGAAATACTACATGATAGATTGGGTCGTCGTGAGGTCAACGAGGTGGGTGGATTTTTGGGATCAGAACTCAAGTTGATTGATATGATTTTAGAGTACGAAGCTTGTGGGGACAGGATAGAGTTTCGATACTCTGCGAATTACGAAGATGTTCTATACGTACTACAGCAGATGGAGAGGGTCGAAAGGGGGGAATTGTATGACCCGTCATCAATTATGTACTCTCAATATCTCGCAGAAAACCATGACATGATATCATCTGAAAATGATAGTATAAGTGATTTACTGAATACTGTATTAGTTGCAAGATATATAATATATGCCGTCATAAAACAGGAACTTGAGAAAATACCTGATAATATAGAGGGTCTTGATTTGATATGTGATGTTTATAAAGCCGAATGGTTGAATCGTATGGCTATTGTCACATTCAATCACGATATGTTGATTGAAGCTTTACTGGATAGAAATCAAATTCCATATACAACAGGCTTTCTGCCTGGCGATGTGGGTGAGGACTATTTCAGCCCGGATCTATTGTTTCCCGAGCCGAGTCGCAATGTGGCTGTGTTAGGTGATGATGTAGTTCGGGTAATAAAAGTACATGGATCTGTAAACTGGAGAGTTGGGTATATAGGAGAAGATTACAATAAAATGAAACGTCTTATATCATTGACTGACGATGAGATAAGAGGCGGGCCACGATTGTCAGCAAATCATCTGGGGTATGCATTCATTTCTCAAATGCCGTACTTGCTTACTGGTGGCGGGAAGGAGGGAATGTATAATTACAAGACGTACGGACATCTGCAGCATGCATTCCAGAATTGGTTAGATATATCAGATATTGTATTTGTTGCTGGTTTTGGATGGAATGACAAGGGTGCCTCTGACATGATATCAAGATGGATGGAATTTGCGGGAAATAAATGCTTGTTCTCACATACTGACCCGCGCAAAGCGCTATTTGACTCTAAGTGGGGCAGAAACCTGCTCGCGGCTGATGTGGACAGGTCGGGTGGTTTGAGATACATAGAAAAATTCATGAGGGACATTGCCGTCGATGACATTGAGAGTCTGGTAGGGGTATAG
- a CDS encoding NAD(+)/NADH kinase, with amino-acid sequence MTYGITGNPTKDALWQPLADLVAWLDAEGLPYRLDRPLADGLAQRGGTDPGGPVTDTPADGVDLVLSFGGDGTLLRTAHRVDGTPILGVNIGRLGFLTKAEVGEVREVVEAAEAGRTGVEERMTLAVEVEGAGLGDVPDWALNDVVVDKSGTTSMIQVEAHVGDDYLNTYWADGLVVATPTGSTAYALSVGGPILAPGTDTLVVAPIAPHTLTARPIVLPCFSELVLRVETRDHPFAFACDGVSTLLDGGVTVRIRRAEHVVRLVTLPDRDYFQTIRDKLSWGQGGVF; translated from the coding sequence ATGACGTACGGCATTACCGGCAACCCCACGAAAGACGCCCTCTGGCAGCCGCTCGCCGACCTCGTGGCGTGGCTCGACGCCGAGGGCCTCCCCTACCGTCTCGACCGACCGCTCGCCGACGGCCTCGCCCAGCGCGGCGGCACCGACCCGGGAGGCCCCGTCACCGATACGCCGGCCGACGGGGTCGACCTCGTCCTCTCGTTCGGCGGCGACGGCACCCTCCTCCGCACCGCCCACCGCGTCGACGGGACGCCCATCCTCGGCGTCAACATCGGCCGGCTCGGGTTCCTGACGAAAGCGGAGGTCGGGGAGGTCCGCGAGGTCGTCGAGGCGGCCGAGGCCGGCCGCACCGGCGTCGAGGAACGGATGACGCTGGCCGTCGAAGTCGAGGGGGCCGGCCTCGGCGACGTCCCGGACTGGGCGCTCAACGACGTCGTCGTCGACAAGTCGGGGACGACGAGCATGATCCAGGTCGAGGCCCACGTCGGCGACGACTACCTCAACACGTACTGGGCCGACGGCCTCGTCGTCGCCACGCCGACGGGCTCCACGGCCTACGCGCTCTCGGTCGGCGGCCCGATCCTGGCGCCGGGCACGGACACGCTGGTCGTGGCGCCGATCGCGCCGCACACGCTCACGGCGCGGCCCATCGTCCTCCCCTGCTTCTCGGAGTTGGTCCTCCGCGTCGAGACGCGGGACCACCCCTTCGCCTTCGCCTGCGACGGCGTGTCGACGCTCCTCGACGGCGGCGTGACGGTCCGGATCCGGCGGGCCGAGCACGTCGTGCGCCTCGTGACGCTCCCGGACCGGGACTACTTCCAGACGATCCGCGACAAGCTCTCGTGGGGCCAGGGCGGCGTGTTTTAG